In Centroberyx gerrardi isolate f3 chromosome 20, fCenGer3.hap1.cur.20231027, whole genome shotgun sequence, a genomic segment contains:
- the LOC144543005 gene encoding putative E3 ubiquitin-protein ligase MARCHF10: MPPLVPTGRPHIAPLPPITDRVNRSFVASPQQTDRYLPELVGGPQTSWLASQTRPSTGFSRRRSILQEEAEGDQEGIGSDSSDDTSLSPGEASDPRTSGHMDHLTLWLMMLRDSSEERERFQERQPQEVQTVTDSNSEAIRRLRERLLEESSDEEEVDQCRICQSGPCSLTNPLLTPCQCSGSLQFIHHDCLKKWIQTRILSGSELSAVKTCELCKGSLTLDLDNFDLDDYYQRHGPQQQADDLSVDLDMLLQQMFLDLVQVIHSRNDSFSRILRQPIVPHTLRMRVSRAGQRSNPTPGTSDT; this comes from the exons ATGCCTCCACTGGTGCCAACAGGGCGACCTCACATTGCACCACTGCCCCCTATTACTGACAGAGTCAACAGGAGCTTTGTGGCTTCCCCTCAGCAGACAGACCGATATCTCCCTGAGCTGGTCGGGGGGCCTCAAACCAGCTGGCTAGCATCACAGACAAGACCCAGCACCGGCTTCTCTAGGAGGCGCTCCATTCTACAGGAGGAAGCAGAAGGTGATCAGGAAGGAATCGGCAGCGACAGTAGCGATGACACGTCGCTATCTCCCGGTGAGGCCTCGGATCCGAGGACCTCTGGGCACATGGATCATCTGACCTTGTGGCTGATGATGCTTCGTGACAGCAGTGAGGAGCGAGAGCGTTTCCAAGAGCGTCAACCACAAGAGGTCCAGACAGTGACAGATAGCAACTCAGAGGCTATACGCAGACTCAGAGAAAG GTTGTTAGAGGAGTCGTCtgatgaggaagaggtggaCCAGTGTCGGATCTGCCAGAGTGGTCCTTGTTCCCTAACCAACCCACTGCTAACACCCTGTCAGTGCTCCGGCAGTCTGCAGTTCATTCACCATGACTGCCTGAAGAAATGGATCCAGACAAGAATCCTGTCAG ggtcagaGCTGTCTGCTGTCAAAACATGTGAACTGTGTAAGGGGAGTCTAACATTGGACCTGGATAACTTTGATTTGGATGATTATTACCAAAGACATGGCCCGCAGCAACAG GCGGACGACCTCAGTGTAGATCTGGACATGCTGTTGCAGCAGATGTTCTTAGATCTGGTGCAGGTGATACATTCCCGCAATGACTCATTCTCCAGG ATTTTGAGACAGCCAATCGTTCCCCACACACTGAGGATGAGAGTCAGCAGAGCGGGACAGAGGAGCAACCCCACACCAGGGACATCTGACACTTAA
- the cntd1 gene encoding cyclin N-terminal domain-containing protein 1, with amino-acid sequence MAKRFLRSSRQSTTFKFREASFELLSDFLINLNKRNKDKLNGLSKCSGDFKHKKLIEYIFLITEELRLDPLVGYHAAELVERFMIKHLEDLFTTPTPQGAAANQPRNYEDLVFEKLREKFPLVVFSCVQLASKLSLHNNIIDNNTAVHFLHSMGHRVSKQTLLESELMVLKRLEFRLNVSNPLTYVEILLEVLGHNESSVPVERLHHLCLHVLQFTCLQRTAIYDSLLMATTQCLSPSREQREKFVTVTEDCMLLGVGVIAVATYILNISQWEQVVEELSHITGISRTSISDFAHVTLMHITRTSSPVTST; translated from the exons ATGGCGAAGAGATTTCTACGTTCTTCAAGACAAAGTACAACTTTCAAGTTTCGGGAAGCCTCCTTTGAGCTATTATCAGACTTTCTTATTAATctcaacaaaagaaacaaagacaaactcAACGGTCTATCAAAATGTAGCGGAGACTTCAAACATAAAAAACTGATTG AATACATCTTCCTGATAACTGAAGAGTTGAGACTTGATCCACTGGTTGGATACCATGCCGCTGAATTAGTTGAAAG GTTCATGATCAAGCACCTTGAAGATTTGTtcaccacacccacacctcAAGGTGCAGCTGCTAATCAACCAAGAAATTATGAGGatcttgtttttgaaaagctgaGGGAGAAATTCCCCCTGGTTGTCTTCTCCTGTGTGCAACTTGCCAGCAAACTGTCTTTGCACAATAAT ATTATCGACAACAATACTGCTGTGCACTTTCTTCACTCAATGGGCCACAGAGTTTCCAAGCAGACTCTCCTGGAGTCAGAGCTGATGGTCTTGAAGCGGCTTGAATTCAGACTAAATGTCTCCAACCCTCTGACATATGTGGAAATACTTCTGGAGGTGCTTG GACACAATGAGTCATCCGTCCCTGTGGAACGCCTGCATCATCTGTGCCTCCATGTTCTCCAGTTCACTTGCCTGCAGAGGACTGCCATCTACGACTCCTTGTTAATGGCCACCACTCAGTGCCTCAGCCCATCCAGGGAACAGAG AGAGAAGTTTGTCACAGTGACTGAAGACTGCATGCTTCTTGGTGTTGGTGTCATCGCTGTGGCCACGTACATCCTGAATATCAGCCAATGGGAACAG GTGGTGGAAGAGCTGAGCCACATCACAGGAATCTCGCGGACGAGCATCAGCGATTTCGCTCATGTGACGTTGATGCATATTACCAGGACCAGTTCTCCTGTAACATCAACTTGA
- the coa3a gene encoding cytochrome c oxidase assembly factor 3 homolog, mitochondrial has product MADKTPPKSDAPFATRIDPTKEGLSREQMHYMRQVELEQWKKKTQKLRTRNVVTGLAIGAIVMGIYGYTFYSVSQERIMDELDEQAKLARMQGPKTGAN; this is encoded by the exons ATGGCTGACAAGACGCCACCGAAGTCCGATGCTCCGTTTGCAACAAGGATAGACCCAACGAAAGAGGGTCTTTCTAGAGAGCAAATGCACTATATGAGACAAGTGGAGCTTGAACAGTGGaagaagaaaacacagaaactgAGGACACGGAATGTTGTAACGGGACTCGCTATTGGAGCCATTGTAATGGGTATCT ATGGCTACACATTTTACTCAGTCTCCCAGGAGCGAATCATGGACGAGCTAGATGAGCAGGCCAAGCTTGCAAGGATGCAGGGGCCAAAGACTGGTGCCAACTGA